The window GGCCGAACGGTGCGGGCTCGAGTGGACGTACGTGCTGGAGCTCGAACGTGGGGTCGCGGACCCCGAGCTCGACATCTTCCTCCTGTGGGCGCGGGGGCTCGACCTCGACCCCGTCGAGCTGATGCGCCAGGCGAACGCGATCCTTCTGGAGGAGAACGCCTGGTACGCCGAGGCCGTCCGCCGAGGCGACATGTCCTGGTCGGAAGGGGAGGCCCCAGGGGACGGACCGGCTTCGAGGTAGCCCGCCCGTTACGCTGATCGGCGTAACGCTGATCTACGTAACGCGCGAACGGGCGGCCCTTCTGCCGTTGTGAGCCTCGGACGTGCGAAGCTGCGCTCAGGGGAGGGAACGCCTCCCTGACCGTCCGTGCCCTTCCCGAGCCTCCGCCGCCCCCCGTCCTCGAACGGGGCCGCCCCGCCGTCCGAGCGGACGAAGCCGAAGGGCTGGGACTACGGCGCGAAGGAGTCGCCCGAGGTGTTGCGCGGCCGGTACGAGTTCCACCGCGCGTTCTCCGACCTCGCGAAGGGGAAGCGGAACTGGC is drawn from Rubrivirga sp. SAORIC476 and contains these coding sequences:
- a CDS encoding helix-turn-helix domain-containing protein produces the protein MPDSPDLSFPFGPQPTEILGRLARVRRLALGLAPEDVAERCGLEWTYVLELERGVADPELDIFLLWARGLDLDPVELMRQANAILLEENAWYAEAVRRGDMSWSEGEAPGDGPASR